A single genomic interval of Porphyromonas sp. oral taxon 275 harbors:
- a CDS encoding flavodoxin, with translation MKTVALVYSQHTAQTAELGGRIAAAWGSEVVYLDPDTTRLEDWMKYERFILGTPTYFDGELPDSWDEFLPELEDADLSGKKVAVYGLGDQQHYPVSFADGVGLLASYMEELGATIVGETSTEGYSYEHSVAERDGRFLGLVLDPTNQPELTDQRLAAWLEQLKVAFAG, from the coding sequence ATGAAGACTGTAGCACTGGTGTACAGCCAGCACACAGCACAGACCGCAGAGCTCGGGGGGCGCATCGCTGCCGCCTGGGGCTCGGAGGTGGTCTACCTCGACCCTGATACGACGCGTCTGGAGGACTGGATGAAGTACGAGCGCTTCATCCTCGGCACGCCGACCTACTTCGACGGCGAGCTGCCCGATAGCTGGGATGAGTTCCTCCCCGAGTTGGAGGATGCCGACCTCTCGGGGAAGAAGGTTGCTGTCTATGGCCTCGGCGATCAGCAGCACTATCCCGTGAGCTTCGCCGATGGCGTGGGGCTCCTCGCCTCCTATATGGAGGAGCTGGGGGCTACGATCGTCGGGGAGACCTCGACGGAGGGCTATAGCTACGAGCATTCGGTAGCGGAGCGCGATGGCCGCTTCCTTGGCCTCGTGCTGGATCCGACCAATCAGCCCGAGCTGACCGACCAGCGCCTTGCCGCTTGGCTGGAGCAGCTCAAGGTTGCCTTCGCAGGCTAA
- a CDS encoding acetyl-CoA hydrolase/transferase family protein, with amino-acid sequence MRQLKHDSLDWKSYYTTHTTTARAAVRAAVQDGAHLVFGHAVAAPESIAEALFLEREHFRDLTIFHMLYFATPWHLRPEMEGHARGRLNFLDKHSRPVVREGRADFVPCHFHEVPRLFREGLYPVDIAAVQLSPPNAEGYCSLGVSCDYTKAAIEEAKVIIAEVNEQMPFIAGDNLVHVTELDYIIPVDRPLTEIPLPEIGEVEQRIGEVCAALIHDGDTLQIGIGAIPDAVLQCLGDRKDLGLHTEMFTDGVMHMMRRGVITGARKTLHPRKVVSSIVMGSRELYDFVHQHPDIELYPVDYTNDPYIIGQNEDFVSINSCLEIDLCGQVASEAIGQDQFSGTGGQVDYLRGVRRAKNGRSILAFTSTAKGGTVSRIVPTLSAGATVTSGRNEVDYIATEYGAVRLQGLTLRERALALVSIAHPDFREALLASAEERFPQ; translated from the coding sequence ATGAGACAGCTCAAGCACGACTCCTTGGACTGGAAGTCCTACTACACTACACACACGACGACAGCTCGTGCTGCCGTCCGCGCAGCCGTTCAGGACGGCGCCCACCTCGTCTTCGGCCACGCCGTAGCAGCCCCCGAATCTATTGCCGAGGCGCTCTTCCTCGAGCGCGAGCACTTCCGCGACCTTACGATCTTCCACATGCTCTACTTCGCTACCCCCTGGCACCTACGCCCGGAGATGGAGGGGCATGCACGCGGCCGGCTTAACTTCCTGGATAAGCACAGCCGTCCCGTAGTGCGCGAGGGACGGGCAGACTTCGTCCCCTGCCACTTCCATGAGGTGCCGCGCCTCTTCCGCGAGGGGCTCTACCCCGTAGACATCGCCGCCGTGCAACTTAGCCCGCCCAACGCCGAGGGCTACTGCTCGCTCGGCGTCTCCTGCGACTATACCAAGGCTGCCATCGAGGAGGCCAAGGTCATCATCGCCGAGGTCAACGAGCAGATGCCCTTCATCGCGGGGGACAACCTCGTACACGTCACCGAGCTCGACTACATCATCCCCGTCGACCGCCCCCTCACCGAGATACCGCTGCCCGAGATCGGGGAGGTAGAGCAGCGTATAGGTGAGGTCTGTGCCGCACTCATCCATGATGGCGACACCCTGCAGATCGGGATAGGCGCCATCCCCGATGCCGTACTGCAGTGCCTGGGGGACCGCAAGGACCTGGGGCTACACACCGAGATGTTCACCGACGGGGTGATGCACATGATGCGCCGCGGGGTGATCACGGGCGCACGCAAGACACTGCACCCTCGCAAGGTCGTCAGCTCCATCGTCATGGGCTCACGCGAGCTCTACGACTTCGTCCATCAGCACCCCGACATCGAGCTCTACCCCGTGGACTACACCAATGATCCCTACATCATCGGGCAGAATGAGGACTTCGTCTCCATCAACTCCTGCCTCGAGATCGACCTCTGCGGACAGGTGGCCAGTGAGGCCATCGGGCAGGATCAGTTCAGCGGCACGGGCGGGCAGGTGGACTACCTCCGAGGCGTGCGCCGTGCCAAGAACGGGCGCTCCATCCTGGCCTTCACCTCCACGGCCAAGGGCGGGACGGTCTCCCGCATCGTCCCCACGCTCAGCGCTGGAGCTACCGTCACCTCGGGACGCAACGAGGTGGACTACATCGCCACGGAGTACGGTGCAGTGCGCCTGCAGGGTCTGACGCTGCGCGAGCGAGCGCTCGCACTGGTGAGCATCGCCCACCCCGACTTCCGCGAGGCACTCCTAGCAAGCGCCGAGGAGCGCTTCCCCCAGTAA